A section of the Chryseobacterium scophthalmum genome encodes:
- a CDS encoding reprolysin-like metallopeptidase, translating to MKKLITALFCSLIGGSALAQWTPAAAERGTKLGETQVRNYYKLDLAKIQSQLKDAKLMGGNAKPVEISIPSLDGKIEKFAVYSFPVMAKELAEQYQLGSYVGVGITDPGKYIRFSVSPTNFQSMVINNGTYEFIEPQNASKTLYGVTPKTINTGGKSFVCSTEEGPKSIDQINEMIKGGQVFTNQPTDFSKSSDRKYRTMRLAISTTPEYTTFHGGTLATALSAINATMTTVNGVFEKDFALHLNVLNYPQLIYIAGSPDPYSNNLNLQLQQTLTSVVGSDNYDIGHVFNAAGNNGNAGCIGCVCLAPANNNSLGKGSAFTQSTSPIGNTFDIDFVAHEMGHQLGGNHTFAHALEGAGVNVEPGSGSTIMGYAGITGPDTDVQPNSDPFFHKVSIVQVQNNLTAKTCDVETSINNNPPVIAALPTYNIPKGTAFVLTASATDPENDPITYMWEQVNNATVTINKANLGTTTSGATFRSFTPTTSPTRYFPKLTSVLAGVLDNSTNQWESVSQVARSTKFSVTVRDNNPDPQQQQTQSAEQTIVVGNDGPFKVLTNYINSNAPSALEWDVANTTAAPYSVANVKIDYTTDNGTTWNVLAASTANDGTENISFPTALNGQTVKVRVSSIGNVFYAVRSVMITPFATCTGAAPTNIVVSNITASSAYISWAPIVDATYKFRYRKPSAAVWTEVSLNNAFITLNNLAENTDYEVQVAAVCNGVPGAYSASVNFNTILLTYCVTQSNNFAYEYISNVTVANVNNSSVGTAYSDYTTNPLLQINVVKGVSNQMSVTVANPDYDTVAAWIDYNKNGVFESSERVFNFPVALITGPVTGSFTVPQSAITGQPMRMRVVLLYGGAPNAGGSLTGPCGGLSYGEAEDYFVVATEANLSTVDNNIKNSGIQIYPNPATDFLNVTKVSDKATYKIYSAAGQLVGNGNINNGKINVSSLIKGAYVISIEDKGKENFNSKFIKK from the coding sequence GGTAATGGCTAAAGAGCTTGCAGAACAGTATCAATTAGGATCGTATGTAGGGGTAGGAATTACTGACCCAGGAAAATATATTAGATTTTCTGTGTCGCCAACGAATTTCCAGTCTATGGTAATTAATAACGGTACCTATGAATTTATTGAACCTCAGAACGCATCTAAAACTTTATATGGAGTAACTCCTAAAACAATCAATACGGGAGGTAAGAGCTTTGTATGTAGTACAGAAGAAGGACCAAAATCAATTGATCAGATCAACGAAATGATTAAGGGAGGACAGGTTTTCACAAATCAACCAACTGATTTCTCAAAAAGTTCTGACAGAAAGTACAGAACAATGAGATTGGCAATTTCTACTACTCCAGAATATACTACTTTCCACGGAGGTACATTAGCAACTGCTCTATCTGCTATTAATGCAACAATGACTACCGTAAATGGTGTCTTTGAAAAAGATTTTGCTCTACACTTGAATGTACTAAATTATCCACAATTAATTTACATTGCAGGATCACCGGATCCTTATTCTAATAATTTGAATTTACAACTTCAGCAAACTCTAACTTCAGTTGTTGGTAGTGATAATTATGATATTGGGCATGTATTTAATGCTGCAGGAAATAATGGAAATGCAGGTTGTATAGGATGTGTATGTTTAGCTCCTGCAAATAATAACTCATTAGGTAAAGGATCTGCTTTTACTCAGAGTACAAGCCCAATAGGTAATACTTTTGATATTGATTTTGTTGCTCACGAAATGGGGCACCAGTTAGGAGGTAACCACACTTTTGCTCATGCTTTAGAAGGAGCTGGTGTAAATGTGGAGCCAGGTTCTGGATCTACAATTATGGGGTATGCTGGAATTACCGGACCTGATACAGATGTTCAGCCTAATTCTGATCCATTCTTTCATAAGGTTAGTATTGTTCAGGTACAAAATAATTTGACTGCTAAAACTTGTGATGTTGAAACTTCAATCAATAATAATCCGCCAGTAATTGCTGCTTTACCAACTTATAATATTCCTAAAGGAACAGCGTTTGTTTTAACAGCATCTGCTACAGATCCTGAAAATGATCCTATTACTTATATGTGGGAGCAGGTGAATAATGCAACTGTAACAATCAATAAAGCTAACCTTGGTACTACAACTTCGGGGGCTACCTTTAGATCTTTTACTCCAACAACAAGCCCAACCAGATATTTTCCTAAATTAACTTCTGTGTTAGCTGGTGTATTAGATAACTCTACTAATCAATGGGAGTCTGTTTCTCAAGTAGCAAGAAGTACGAAATTCTCTGTTACTGTAAGAGATAATAATCCTGATCCTCAACAACAACAAACACAATCTGCAGAACAAACAATTGTTGTAGGTAATGATGGACCATTTAAAGTTTTAACAAATTATATAAATAGTAATGCTCCATCTGCACTAGAATGGGATGTTGCTAATACTACAGCTGCTCCTTATAGTGTTGCTAATGTAAAAATTGATTATACAACAGATAATGGAACAACTTGGAATGTTTTGGCTGCTTCAACAGCTAATGACGGAACAGAAAACATAAGCTTTCCAACTGCTCTTAATGGACAAACAGTAAAAGTAAGAGTATCATCAATTGGAAACGTATTTTATGCAGTAAGATCTGTAATGATTACTCCTTTTGCAACTTGTACAGGGGCTGCACCAACTAATATTGTAGTATCGAATATAACAGCTTCTTCAGCTTATATTTCTTGGGCACCAATAGTAGATGCAACTTATAAATTCAGATACAGAAAGCCTAGCGCCGCTGTTTGGACTGAGGTAAGCTTAAATAATGCATTTATTACGTTAAATAATTTAGCAGAAAATACAGATTACGAAGTGCAGGTTGCCGCAGTTTGTAATGGAGTTCCTGGTGCTTACTCTGCTTCTGTTAATTTTAATACAATTTTATTGACTTATTGTGTAACACAGTCTAATAATTTTGCATATGAATATATTTCAAATGTAACAGTAGCTAATGTAAATAATAGTTCTGTTGGAACTGCTTATTCAGATTACACTACCAATCCTTTACTTCAGATTAATGTAGTAAAAGGTGTTTCAAATCAAATGTCTGTTACGGTTGCAAATCCTGATTATGATACTGTAGCTGCTTGGATTGATTATAACAAAAATGGAGTATTCGAAAGTTCTGAAAGAGTATTTAATTTCCCAGTAGCTTTAATTACTGGTCCGGTAACGGGTTCATTCACTGTTCCTCAGTCAGCTATTACTGGGCAGCCTATGAGAATGAGAGTTGTTCTTTTATACGGAGGTGCACCAAATGCAGGTGGATCTTTAACAGGACCTTGTGGAGGATTAAGTTATGGTGAAGCAGAAGATTATTTTGTTGTAGCTACTGAAGCTAACTTATCAACTGTTGATAATAATATCAAAAATAGTGGTATTCAGATTTATCCTAACCCTGCGACTGATTTCCTAAACGTAACTAAAGTTTCTGATAAAGCTACTTATAAGATTTATAGTGCAGCTGGTCAGTTAGTTGGTAATGGAAATATTAACAACGGAAAAATTAATGTTTCTTCATTAATAAAAGGAGCTTATGTAATATCTATTGAAGATAAAGGAAAAGAAAATTTCAATTCTAAATTTATCAAGAAATAA
- a CDS encoding fibronectin type III domain-containing protein yields the protein MKKLLLMCQLLFGAFLMAQVNYTQDWTATGLNNWTSGGSVFSRITTANQICGTTGGTIRGNRYSGNSGDFTSPNIPGNNQGVVTMSFDYKITDWSAGTVATPASTIGVNGIAVQYSNNAGGPWITASTISSTNHVTANTCATKTVTFSPLAGNLYVRFYVTSDTNDSYYYFDNVVMTQGAAPTCLAPSGVTLVNTTATNANISWTAPATPPANGYDVYYNTTGVAPTGTTPLNATNSVQTAATTATIQPLTPITTYYVWVRAKCSGTDLSTWTPMPSFMTLCVPVSVLPWTENFDAMTTLGAGIVPPCWKQITGTNPWTSSSAAGSTTSPGPRSTPNYVRIQWGNTNASQLWTPGFTLTAGTTYEFSFYYHNPEYTGFSGNVLVNSSQSSTGATNLGVFITSTQTTTNYTQYKVYYTPTTTGTYNFAVSSSANSVPYYLGVDDFRLRVAPTCIEPLGVVAVSATGNTATVSWNPPATQPANGYQIYYSTTTTPPPTPQVTGIPGTAVSHTIPGLNPSTTYYIWVRAICSATDQSDLSDPVSIMTTQVPAQLPYTQNFTGGNDLGLLNGTQTNKWVRGTATGNPAQSLYISNDNGVTNGYAHTTSTVHAFRDIQIPLGTTLASFSFDWKGQGEGTTFKYDYLEVWLVPSTYLPVPGTLITAGAGRVSLGQYNLQGTWQSYSNTNLNLTNFANTVMRLVFQWRNDGGGGTQPSVAIDNIVLRVCSTATPVVTVTPASITHNAATITWPQDIGGASYQIRYRPVGSTQWLPTTGPITVAAVLTPNNTYTFPQNLLPYTQYEVEVAAVCNTTNVGVFSHNEFMTKCDPTPPNVTVTNITPTSALVTWNPLAAGANYELRWKLVTDPATSWQSPPPPGTPQPPLNSYTITGLSSYKTYEVQVRNKCIGSLTFNPWSTSQVFTTVRVCEIPPPGLTITQLNPTSAEVVWDAYTGPGATNNYILRYRKVGLPGWTNVNVSTNTYTITGLLELTKYEMQVANVCTGTPGNYTPEYYFTTPTVVHCPMHSTNFASEFISKVTAKPAGKPEMINITAGSAYSDFTAVPLKYIDMVQGSVGNQIIVDKTLSSGAKAGVAVWIDFNRNGTFDLDERILADGPNTNLTASATFTVPSDAFVGSTDKYVVMRVALAKDAIPVNCISFTDGEVEDYTVRISKLPAVNTLNQTDILIYPNPVKSILNVKNVSKKAKYKIYSAAGQVISSGIILNNKIDVSRLINGLYVIDIDDVQGTAQRKFIKE from the coding sequence ATGAAGAAACTTTTACTCATGTGCCAATTGCTTTTTGGTGCATTTCTCATGGCTCAGGTGAACTATACACAAGACTGGACAGCCACGGGACTTAATAACTGGACATCCGGTGGATCTGTTTTCTCTAGAATTACTACTGCAAACCAAATTTGTGGTACTACTGGGGGAACGATACGAGGAAATAGATATAGTGGAAATTCTGGGGATTTTACTTCTCCTAACATTCCAGGAAATAATCAAGGTGTTGTAACAATGTCTTTTGATTATAAAATCACAGACTGGTCTGCTGGAACAGTTGCAACTCCTGCATCAACAATTGGTGTAAATGGTATTGCTGTGCAATATTCAAACAACGCAGGGGGACCATGGATTACAGCATCTACTATTAGTTCTACAAATCACGTTACTGCTAATACATGTGCAACAAAAACTGTAACATTTAGTCCGTTAGCGGGTAATTTATATGTGAGATTTTATGTTACTTCAGATACAAATGATAGTTATTACTACTTTGATAATGTAGTAATGACTCAAGGTGCGGCTCCTACTTGTTTGGCGCCTTCTGGTGTTACCTTAGTAAATACAACGGCTACGAATGCAAATATTTCTTGGACAGCACCAGCTACACCTCCTGCAAATGGTTATGATGTATATTATAACACAACCGGTGTTGCTCCGACAGGTACTACTCCTTTAAATGCAACCAATTCTGTACAAACTGCAGCTACAACTGCGACTATTCAACCATTAACACCTATTACAACATATTATGTTTGGGTTAGAGCAAAATGTAGTGGTACTGATTTAAGTACTTGGACTCCGATGCCGTCATTTATGACTTTGTGTGTACCAGTGTCTGTGCTTCCTTGGACAGAAAACTTTGATGCTATGACCACTCTAGGTGCTGGAATTGTTCCCCCTTGTTGGAAGCAAATTACTGGAACTAATCCTTGGACATCTTCAAGTGCTGCAGGATCAACGACATCTCCTGGGCCAAGATCTACACCAAATTATGTTAGGATTCAGTGGGGTAATACAAACGCAAGCCAGTTATGGACACCAGGATTTACACTAACGGCTGGAACTACTTATGAATTCTCATTCTATTATCATAACCCGGAATATACTGGATTTTCAGGTAATGTTTTAGTAAATTCTTCCCAATCTTCTACGGGGGCTACGAATTTGGGAGTATTCATCACTTCTACACAAACTACAACTAATTATACCCAATATAAAGTATATTACACACCTACAACTACGGGAACATATAATTTTGCTGTAAGTTCATCTGCTAATTCTGTACCTTATTATTTAGGTGTTGATGATTTCCGATTAAGAGTTGCTCCTACTTGTATAGAGCCGTTAGGGGTTGTAGCAGTTAGTGCCACAGGAAATACAGCTACTGTATCTTGGAATCCGCCAGCAACACAGCCAGCAAATGGATACCAAATATATTATAGTACAACAACCACTCCTCCTCCTACACCACAAGTAACGGGTATTCCAGGTACAGCGGTTAGCCATACAATTCCGGGGCTAAACCCAAGTACTACCTATTATATTTGGGTTAGAGCAATATGTAGTGCAACAGATCAGAGTGATTTATCAGATCCTGTATCTATTATGACAACACAAGTTCCTGCGCAGCTTCCTTATACTCAGAACTTTACTGGAGGTAATGATTTAGGATTATTAAATGGTACACAGACCAATAAATGGGTTCGTGGTACTGCAACAGGAAATCCTGCTCAATCATTATATATATCTAATGACAATGGTGTAACAAATGGGTATGCACATACAACAAGTACTGTACATGCATTTAGAGATATTCAAATTCCGTTAGGAACTACACTTGCATCATTCTCTTTTGATTGGAAAGGGCAAGGTGAAGGAACAACGTTTAAGTATGATTATTTGGAAGTTTGGTTAGTACCATCTACATATTTACCGGTTCCGGGGACGTTAATTACTGCAGGAGCGGGAAGAGTTTCTTTAGGACAGTATAACCTTCAGGGGACTTGGCAGTCTTATTCTAATACCAATTTAAATCTTACCAATTTCGCCAATACTGTAATGCGTTTAGTATTCCAATGGAGAAATGATGGCGGCGGTGGTACTCAGCCTTCGGTTGCAATTGATAATATTGTATTAAGAGTTTGTAGTACGGCTACTCCAGTTGTTACAGTTACTCCAGCTTCTATTACACATAATGCAGCAACTATTACTTGGCCACAAGATATAGGTGGGGCCTCTTATCAAATAAGATACAGACCTGTAGGTTCCACTCAATGGTTACCTACAACTGGACCTATTACTGTAGCTGCTGTTTTAACACCTAACAATACCTACACTTTCCCACAAAACTTGTTACCTTATACTCAATATGAAGTAGAAGTTGCAGCGGTTTGTAATACGACCAATGTAGGAGTCTTCTCACATAACGAATTTATGACGAAATGTGATCCTACTCCTCCAAACGTAACAGTGACTAACATAACTCCAACATCTGCTTTAGTAACTTGGAACCCGCTTGCAGCTGGTGCTAATTATGAATTGCGTTGGAAATTGGTAACCGATCCTGCTACTTCTTGGCAATCACCTCCTCCTCCAGGAACACCACAACCACCGTTAAACTCTTATACTATTACAGGTTTAAGTTCTTATAAAACTTATGAAGTACAGGTAAGAAATAAATGTATTGGATCTTTAACGTTTAATCCATGGTCTACATCTCAAGTGTTTACTACGGTTAGAGTTTGTGAAATTCCGCCTCCAGGATTAACAATTACTCAGTTGAATCCTACATCAGCAGAAGTAGTTTGGGATGCTTATACAGGTCCTGGAGCTACTAATAATTACATATTGAGATACAGAAAGGTAGGATTACCAGGCTGGACAAATGTTAATGTAAGTACTAATACCTATACAATAACAGGATTATTAGAACTTACGAAATATGAAATGCAGGTAGCAAATGTTTGTACGGGTACACCAGGTAATTATACACCTGAGTACTACTTTACTACACCAACAGTAGTGCACTGCCCGATGCATTCAACAAACTTTGCTTCTGAATTTATTTCAAAAGTAACAGCAAAACCAGCAGGTAAACCAGAGATGATTAATATTACTGCAGGTTCAGCTTATTCAGACTTTACAGCTGTTCCTTTGAAGTATATTGATATGGTTCAAGGTTCTGTAGGTAACCAAATTATAGTGGATAAAACACTTAGCTCAGGAGCTAAAGCTGGAGTAGCAGTTTGGATTGACTTCAACAGAAACGGAACTTTCGATCTTGATGAAAGAATTTTAGCAGATGGTCCGAATACTAATCTTACAGCAAGTGCTACATTCACTGTACCATCTGATGCTTTCGTTGGATCTACTGATAAATATGTTGTGATGAGAGTTGCGTTGGCTAAAGATGCAATTCCTGTAAACTGTATTAGCTTTACAGATGGTGAAGTAGAAGATTACACTGTAAGAATCTCTAAACTTCCGGCTGTTAATACACTTAATCAAACAGATATCTTGATTTATCCAAACCCAGTTAAATCAATTCTGAATGTTAAGAACGTTAGCAAAAAAGCTAAGTACAAAATTTATAGCGCTGCTGGTCAGGTAATCTCAAGCGGAATCATCTTAAACAATAAGATTGATGTAAGCAGATTGATCAACGGTTTATACGTAATTGACATTGATGATGTTCAGGGCACAGCTCAGAGAAAATTCATTAAAGAATAA
- the coaE gene encoding dephospho-CoA kinase (Dephospho-CoA kinase (CoaE) performs the final step in coenzyme A biosynthesis.) — translation MEELYSESQKSEPDSKPAPKIIGLTGGIGSGKTTVAKFIEDFGFPVYYSDDRAKDIVNDNDDLKVKIKELLGDESYDENGLYNRKFVAEKVFNNKDLLQSLNEIIHPAVRLDFEDWVKKQTKYLIFKETALLFELKLHKQCYRSVLVTAEDNIRIKRVMDRDGKTYREVQSVMEKQMPEKEKIKLANCIIYNNTNLDDLKEQTEKIIFEIE, via the coding sequence ATGGAAGAATTGTATTCAGAAAGTCAAAAAAGTGAGCCTGATTCGAAACCTGCGCCCAAAATCATTGGTTTAACAGGAGGAATTGGTTCTGGAAAAACAACCGTTGCAAAATTTATTGAAGACTTCGGATTTCCAGTGTATTATTCGGATGACCGAGCTAAAGATATTGTGAATGATAACGATGATTTAAAGGTTAAGATCAAAGAACTTTTAGGCGATGAATCTTATGATGAAAATGGTCTTTATAACAGAAAATTTGTAGCCGAAAAGGTTTTTAATAATAAAGATTTACTGCAAAGTTTAAATGAAATCATCCATCCTGCTGTTCGCTTAGATTTTGAGGATTGGGTAAAGAAGCAGACCAAGTATTTAATATTTAAAGAAACTGCTTTGCTGTTTGAGTTAAAACTTCATAAACAATGCTATCGATCTGTTTTGGTAACTGCAGAAGATAATATCAGAATAAAAAGAGTGATGGATCGGGATGGAAAAACCTACCGTGAAGTACAATCTGTAATGGAAAAACAAATGCCTGAAAAGGAAAAAATAAAGCTTGCAAACTGCATCATCTATAACAATACCAACCTTGATGATCTGAAAGAGCAAACCGAAAAGATTATTTTTGAGATTGAATAA
- a CDS encoding MBL fold metallo-hydrolase, producing MKLYPIQCGKFKLDGGAMFGVVPKSLWEKTNPADERNLIELGTRSLLVEDGKKLILIDCGLGNKQDDKFFGHYSLWGDDNLDNNLKKYGFVKEDITDVFLTHLHFDHCGGAIEWNDDKSGYRPAFKNAQFWTNENHWQWATEPNAREKASFLKENILPIQESGQLNFLPLPATGNYGFAPDLKMDVIFVDGHTEKQMLPVIQYQEKTIVFAADLIPTAGHIPQVYVMGYDTRPLLTIEEKAKFLKQCVDNDYLLFFEHDAHNELASLKMTEKGVRLDETFSFNDVFGY from the coding sequence ATGAAATTATATCCTATCCAATGCGGAAAATTTAAACTGGACGGAGGTGCCATGTTTGGGGTCGTCCCAAAGAGTTTGTGGGAAAAAACAAATCCTGCAGACGAAAGAAATTTAATAGAACTAGGAACCCGCTCTCTTCTTGTGGAAGATGGAAAAAAATTAATTTTAATTGACTGCGGCCTCGGAAATAAGCAAGATGACAAATTTTTCGGTCATTATTCGCTTTGGGGTGACGATAATTTAGATAATAATTTAAAAAAATACGGTTTTGTAAAAGAAGATATTACCGATGTTTTTTTGACTCACCTTCATTTTGATCATTGTGGTGGCGCTATTGAATGGAACGATGATAAATCGGGATACAGACCGGCTTTTAAAAATGCACAGTTCTGGACCAATGAAAATCACTGGCAATGGGCAACTGAGCCCAATGCAAGAGAAAAAGCAAGTTTTTTAAAAGAAAATATCCTTCCCATTCAAGAAAGCGGACAACTGAACTTTTTGCCACTTCCCGCAACCGGAAATTATGGCTTTGCACCAGACTTAAAAATGGATGTTATTTTTGTTGATGGTCACACAGAAAAGCAAATGCTACCCGTGATTCAGTATCAGGAAAAAACGATTGTCTTTGCAGCCGATTTAATTCCTACAGCAGGACATATTCCTCAGGTTTATGTGATGGGCTATGATACAAGACCATTATTGACGATAGAAGAAAAAGCTAAGTTTCTAAAACAATGTGTAGACAATGATTATCTATTGTTTTTTGAGCACGATGCACACAACGAATTGGCAAGTTTAAAAATGACTGAAAAGGGAGTTCGTCTTGATGAGACTTTCAGTTTTAATGATGTTTTTGGATATTAA
- a CDS encoding FMN-binding negative transcriptional regulator, with amino-acid sequence MFIPKLYKSEDYNLMKEIIRENSFALLISSVDKIRATHSMMMLNEDDPENIYIETHISRANPQAKTLTNGDEILCDFLGAHTYISSSWYDHINVSTWNYEAVQIYGKVELMNHDELYQHLNKLTSKYEKSQQCPMMVKDMGKEFVEKEMKGAFGLKIIPTEIFIKQKLSQNRKEDDFENIILNLEKGDENGRQVAEKMKLLKK; translated from the coding sequence ATGTTTATTCCTAAATTATATAAAAGTGAAGATTACAATTTGATGAAAGAAATCATCAGAGAAAATTCTTTTGCTTTATTAATTTCCTCTGTGGATAAAATTCGTGCGACTCATTCTATGATGATGCTGAATGAAGATGATCCGGAAAATATTTATATTGAAACTCACATTTCAAGGGCAAATCCGCAAGCGAAAACCCTGACGAACGGAGATGAAATTCTTTGTGATTTTTTGGGAGCACATACTTATATTTCGAGCAGTTGGTATGACCACATCAATGTTTCTACATGGAATTATGAAGCGGTGCAGATTTATGGAAAAGTTGAATTGATGAATCATGATGAGTTGTATCAACATTTAAACAAATTAACTTCGAAATACGAAAAATCTCAGCAATGTCCGATGATGGTGAAAGATATGGGAAAAGAGTTTGTAGAAAAAGAAATGAAAGGAGCTTTTGGCTTAAAAATCATCCCTACAGAGATTTTCATTAAACAAAAATTATCTCAAAACAGAAAAGAAGATGATTTTGAAAATATTATTTTAAATCTTGAAAAAGGTGATGAAAACGGAAGGCAAGTTGCTGAAAAAATGAAACTATTGAAAAAATAA
- a CDS encoding four helix bundle protein — MESSFQEKDNIIRNKSFDFSIRIINLYKVLYNERNEKTLSKQLLRSGTSIGANIEEGIASFSKKEFIYKLQISYKEAYESFYWIKLLHKTEFINDTEFNSLKINIEEIIKLLTTILKTSKQNS; from the coding sequence ATGGAAAGTAGCTTTCAAGAAAAGGATAATATTATTCGAAATAAATCTTTTGATTTTTCAATTAGAATTATCAACTTGTATAAAGTTCTTTACAATGAAAGAAATGAAAAAACTCTTTCAAAGCAATTGCTTAGAAGCGGAACTTCAATCGGAGCAAATATAGAAGAAGGTATCGCCTCATTTAGTAAAAAAGAATTTATCTATAAACTTCAAATATCATATAAGGAAGCTTATGAATCTTTTTATTGGATTAAGCTTTTACATAAAACAGAGTTCATTAATGATACAGAATTTAATTCTCTAAAAATAAATATTGAGGAAATCATAAAATTATTAACTACAATTTTAAAAACTTCCAAACAAAACTCTTAA
- the ruvB gene encoding Holliday junction branch migration DNA helicase RuvB, with protein sequence MPDFLHPDKDNYSHEELIQEEQIRPQSFKDFAGQRKTLENLEVFVTAAKRRGGALDHVLLHGPPGLGKTTLANIIANELGVGCKITSGPVLDKPGSLAGLLTNLEENDVLFIDEIHRLSPVVEEYLYSAMEDYKIDIMLETGPNARSVQIGLNPFTLVGATTRSGMLTKPMLARFGIQSRLEYYTIELLSMIIIRSARVLGVKIYEDAAIEIARRSRGTPRIANALLRRVRDFAEIKGDGEIEIEITKYALNSLNVDEFGLDEMDNKIMRVMIENFKGKPVGISALATSIAENPETLEEVYEPFLIQEGFIIRTPRGREVTEKAYKHLNIAIPRNPGELF encoded by the coding sequence ATGCCCGATTTTTTACATCCAGATAAAGACAATTATTCGCACGAAGAGCTCATTCAGGAAGAGCAGATTCGTCCGCAGAGTTTTAAGGATTTCGCAGGACAGCGAAAAACCTTAGAAAATCTTGAAGTTTTCGTTACCGCTGCCAAAAGACGTGGCGGCGCGCTCGATCATGTTTTGCTTCACGGTCCTCCCGGATTGGGAAAAACAACTTTAGCAAATATTATTGCGAATGAACTTGGTGTAGGCTGCAAAATCACATCCGGTCCTGTTTTAGATAAACCGGGAAGTCTCGCTGGTTTGCTAACCAACCTGGAAGAAAATGATGTACTTTTCATCGATGAAATCCATCGTCTTTCGCCTGTTGTGGAAGAATATCTGTATTCTGCAATGGAGGATTACAAAATCGATATTATGCTGGAAACCGGTCCGAATGCAAGAAGTGTTCAGATCGGATTAAATCCTTTTACATTGGTGGGAGCAACAACCAGAAGCGGAATGTTGACCAAACCTATGTTGGCAAGATTTGGTATCCAAAGCAGATTGGAATATTACACCATTGAACTTTTGTCTATGATTATCATCCGAAGTGCGAGAGTTTTGGGGGTGAAAATTTATGAAGATGCAGCCATTGAAATTGCAAGAAGAAGCCGTGGAACTCCGAGAATTGCCAATGCACTTTTAAGAAGAGTCCGTGATTTTGCAGAAATTAAAGGTGATGGCGAAATTGAAATTGAAATTACCAAATATGCTCTAAATTCTTTAAATGTAGATGAATTTGGATTGGATGAGATGGATAATAAAATCATGCGTGTGATGATTGAAAATTTCAAAGGAAAGCCTGTAGGAATTTCAGCATTAGCAACATCTATTGCAGAAAATCCTGAAACATTGGAAGAGGTTTATGAACCGTTTTTGATTCAGGAAGGATTTATTATCAGAACTCCACGAGGAAGAGAGGTTACTGAGAAGGCTTATAAACATTTGAATATTGCGATACCGAGAAATCCCGGAGAACTATTTTAA